In Bos indicus isolate NIAB-ARS_2022 breed Sahiwal x Tharparkar chromosome 2, NIAB-ARS_B.indTharparkar_mat_pri_1.0, whole genome shotgun sequence, a single genomic region encodes these proteins:
- the ZBTB8A gene encoding zinc finger and BTB domain-containing protein 8A, producing MEISSHQSHLLQQLNEQRRQDVFCDCSILVEGKVFKAHRNVLFASSGYFKMLLSQNSKETSQPTTATFQAFSPDTFTVILDFVYSGKLSLTGQNVIEVMSAASFLQMTDVISVCKTFIKSSLDISEKEKDRYFSLSDKDANSNGIERSSFYSSGWQDESSSPRSHLSPDQGTGIISGKSWSKYNYHPASQRNTQQPLTKHEQRKDSIKKAKHLRLSQPSEMTHYKSSKREARTSDSSSHASQSEEQAQMNAEMDSTPVSYQYGQGSDVTSRSFPDDLPRMRFKCPYCTHVVKRKADLKRHLRCHTGERPYPCQACGKRFSRLDHLSSHFRTIHQACKLICRKCKRHVTDLTGQVVQEGTRRYRLCNECLAEVGIDSLPIDLEAEQHLMSPSDGDKDSRWHMGEDENRSYVEIVEDGSADLVIQQVDDSEEEEEKEIKPNIR from the exons ATGGAGATCTCCTCTCATCAGTCTCACCTCCTGCAGCAACTGAATGAGCAGCGCAGGCAGGATGTATTTTGTGACTGCAGTATTCTGGTTGAAGGGAAGGTCTTCAAAGCCCATCGAAATGTCTTATTTGCTAGTAGCGGCTACTTTAAAATGCTTCTTTCTCAGAACTCCAAGGAGACAAGTCAGCCAACCACAGCGACATTTCAGGCCTTCTCTCCTGACACTTTTACAGTTATCCTGGACTTTGTCTATTCCGGCAAGCTCTCTCTCACGGGTCAGAATGTCATAGAAGTGATGTCAGCTGCTAGCTTCCTTCAGATGACTGATGTCATCAGTGTATGTAAGACCTTTATTAAATCTTCGTTAGACATTAGTGAGAAAGAAAAGGATCGCTATTTCAGCCTCTCTGATAAAGATGCCAATTCTAATGGAATAGAACGCTCCTCTTTTTATAGCAGTGGCTGGCAAGATGAAAGCAGTTCTCCTCGTTCTCACCTAAGCCCAGATCAAGGAACAGGTATAATAAGTGGGAAATCTTGGAGTAAGTATAATTACCATCCAGCCTCCCAAAGGAATACTCAACAGCCTCTGACCAAGCATGAACAAAGGAAAGATTCCATTAAAAAGGCCAAACATTTGAGGTTGTCACAGCCTTCTGAAATGACTCATTATAAGTCAAGCAAGCGAGAAGCACGGACATCTGATTCTTCCAGCCACGCTTCCCAGTCTGAAGAACAGGCACAGATGAATGCGGAAATGGACTCTACTCCTGTTAGCTATCAGTATGGTCAAGGATCTGATGTCACGTCAAGAAGTTTTCCAG ATGACCTGCCCAGGATGAGGTTCAAGTGCCCGTACTGCACACACGTGGTGAAGCGGAAGGCAGACCTCAAGCGCCACCTTCGTTGTCACACTGGAGAAAGACCCTACCCCTGTCAAGCTTGCGGGAAAAGATTTAGTCGGCTCGACCATCTAAGTAGCCATTTTCGAACA ATTCACCAGGCATGCAAGCTTATCTGCAGAAAATGCAAGCGCCATGTGACTGACCTAACAGGTCAAGTGGTACAGGAAGGAACCAGGCGCTACAGACTCTGTAATGAGTGCCTCGCCGAAGTTGGCATAGACAGCCTCCCCATTGATCTGGAAGCTGAACAGCATCTTATGTCCCCATCAGATGGAGATAAGGATTCCAGATGGCACATGGGGGAAGATGAGAACAGATCGTACGTGGAGATAGTCGAGGATGGGTCTGCCGATCTGGTCATACAACAGGTGGATGAtagtgaagaagaagaagaaaaggaaataaagcccAACATCAGGTAG